In Topomyia yanbarensis strain Yona2022 chromosome 2, ASM3024719v1, whole genome shotgun sequence, one DNA window encodes the following:
- the LOC131681330 gene encoding carnitine O-palmitoyltransferase 2, mitochondrial yields the protein MLRVPRNHLTTCYRAKSTRSASGDDYQYMQRTRIPMLHFQASLPRLPIPKLEKTCERYLAAQKPLLIDEAYRKTKDNVDRFMISDGPKLQKLLQQKDSKNKHTSYISEPWFDMYLRDRAPLPINYNPLLMMNHDTRPAYNDHLLRTTNLVVSSLRFMKSLRAQLLEPEVFHLNPAKSDTHTFRTVASLAPSLISTYVAYAFKAFPLDMSQYQGLFGATRIPETGKDRIYRNDKSKHLLVLRNGHMYSVDVLDEAGNIEQPQTLLARFKRVLDENRPPAENSLGVLTTENRDTWAKIRYHLSEIGNEKALRTIDSALFCLCLDNGTIDPEQPIPMIRDFLFGNGTNRWFDKSFSLIVSKDGTAGINFEHSWGDGVAVLRYFQEIYKETMKSPFVHPDSVPQDDSKSDDVVKLIEFKLDDRIRDGIIDAQNHHNSVIDSLDMNYLKYDGINKNICKKQKISPDSVMQLGFQLAFYKQHSKFVATYESCSTAAFRHGRTETMRPCTVATKEFCEAIERKKNPLSPTELRALMDKCSALHGQLTKEAAMGQGFDRHLFGLRHTAETNDIPPPCIFQDPAYAAINQNILSTSTLSSPALLAGCFGPVVQDGYGIGYNIQEGFLGSVVTSYKSHRDGQDFVNCLRSAYEDIAKVLNNSTPPSK from the exons ATGCTACGTGTTCCACGCAATCATCTTACTACTTGCTATCGAGCAAAATCAACACGTTCTGCCAGCGGGGATGACTATCAATATATGCAAAGGACTCGAATTCCAATGCTTCATTTTCAAGCTTCGCTCCCGAGACTTCCTATTCCGAAGCTAGAGAAAACGTGTGAAAGATACCTAGCAGCTCAGAAACCTTTGCTGATTGATGAAGCTTACCGAAAAACTAAGGATAATGTTGATCGTTTCATGATATCAGATGGGCCCAAGCTTCAAAAACTACTACAACAGAAAGATTCAAAAAACAAACATACCAGCTACATTTCCGAACCTTGGTTCGATATGTATCTGCGAGATCGAGCTCCTTTACCAATCAACTACAATCCGCTGCTAATGATGAATCATGACACACGGCCAGCCTACAATGATCATCTGCTGCGTACCACCAATTTGGTGGTGAGTTCTTTGCGGTTCATGAAATCGTTGCGTGCTCAGTTACTCGAGCCAGAGGTATTTCATTTGAATCCGGCCAAAAGTGATACTCATACGTTTAGAACGGTCGCTTCGCTGGCACCATCGCTTATCTCAACATATGTGGCTTATGCGTTCAAAGCCTTTCCTTTGGATATGAGTCAGTATCAGGGACTATTTGGAGCTACGAGAATTCCCGAAACTGGAAAAGATAGAATCTATAGAAATGACAAATCCAAGCACCTGTTGGTTCTTCGTAATGGCCACATGTATTCAGTGGATGTACTAGACGAAGCAG GCAACATAGAACAACCGCAGACTCTGTTAGCACGATTCAAACGCGTTCTAGATGAAAATCGTCCACCCGCAGAGAATTCACTCGGTGTGCTTACGACAGAAAACCGCGATACATGGGCCAAGATCCGTTAccatttgagcgaaatcggcaATGAAAAGGCTCTTCGAACGATTGACTCCGCGCTATTCTGTCTGTGCTTGGACAATGGAACAATCGATCCGGAACAACCAATTCCGATGATCAGAGATTTTCTATTTGGCAATGGAACAAACCGGTGGTTCGACAAATCTTTTTCGCTCATCGTGTCCAAAGATGGGACGGCGGGTATTAATTTTGAACACTCGTGGGGTGATGGAGTAGCAGTGCTGCGATATTTCCAAGAGATCTATAAGGAAACGATGAAGTCCCCCTTCGTACATCCGGATTCTGTACCACAGGATGATAGCAAAAGTGACGACGTGGTCAAGCTAATAGAATTCAAGCTAGACGACCGCATCAGAGATGGAATTATAGATGCCCAGAATCACCATAACTCTGTTATTGATTCGTTGGATATGAACTATCTGAAATATGATGGAATCAATAAAAACATCTGTAAGAAACAGAAAATAAGTCCTGACTCGGTAATGCAGCTGGGTTTTCAGTTAGCATTCTACAAACAGCACAGCAAATTTGTCGCTACCTATGAATCTTGCAGTACTGCGGCATTCCGCCACGGCAGGACGGAAACTATGCGTCCATGCACCGTCGCGACCAAGGAATTTTGCGAAGCAATTGAAAGGAAGAAAAATCCCTTATCACCGACTGAGCTACGTGCCTTAATGGATAAATGCTCCGCTCTGCATGGGCAGCTAACAAAGGAGGCCGCCATGGGACAAGGATTCGATAGACACCTATTCGGACTGCGACACACTGCGGAAACAAATGATATCCCACCGCCGTGCATTTTCCAAGATCCTGCCTATGCAGCTATTAACCAGAACATTCTGTCGACCAGCACACTATCATCGCCGGCCCTGCTAGCAGGCTGTTTTGGACCAGTGGTTCAGGATGGCTACGGTATAGGGTACAACATTCAGGAAGGCTTTCTCGGCAGCGTTGTCACCAGCTACAAGTCACATCGAGATGGCCAAGATTTTGTAAATTGCCTTCGCAGTGCCTACGAGGATATTGCAAAAGTATTGAATAACTCAACCCCACCTTCGAAGTAA
- the LOC131681331 gene encoding actin-related protein 2/3 complex subunit 1A-B, translating into MTERHTFGGNLNPITCHAWNKDRTQIAISPNNNEVHIYKREGSEWKLLDVLNQHDLRVMGIDWAPNTNRIVTCAVDRNAYVWTQGDDNKWKPTLVLLRINRAATCVRWSPLENKFAVGSGARLISVCYFESENDWWVSKHIKKPIRSTVTSLDWHPNNMLLVAGSTDYKVRVFSAFIKDIEQHPEPTAWGPKKPLGQMLAEFKNSSTGGGWVHSVSFSSDGNRICWVGHDSAINIAEANGGNIAVKLKTEYLPFLCCEWISAQSILVAGHSCVPLIYTIEGNKIVLSAKLDQSTKKEQGGISAMRIFQSLDRNSRTENSDTNLESIHQNAIACVCIYSGNKGSASRISTSGLDGQLVIWDINTLTRSMQGLRI; encoded by the exons ATGACTGAGCGTCATACTTTTGGAGGTAACCTGAATCCGATTACATGTCATGCTTGGAACAAGGATCGTACAC AGATTGCAATTTCTCCCAATAACAATGAGGTGCACATCTATAAGCGAGAAGGATCGGAGTGGAAGCTGCTGGATGTATTGAACCAGCATGATTTACGAGTGATGGGTATCGATTGGGCGCCCAATACTAATCGAATTGTTACATGTGCGGTAGATCGGAATGCCTACGTCTGGACCCAAGGAGACGATAATAAGTGGAAACCAACATTGGTCTTGCTGAGAATCAACCGAGCTGCCACATGTGTGCGCTGGTCTCCGCTGGAGAATAAGTTTGCTGTCGGCTCCGGGGCTAGGTTGATTTCGGTTTGCTATTTTGAGTCGGAGAACGACTGGTGGGTTTCCAAGCACATCAAGAAACCTATTCGTTCAACGGTGACTTCTTTGGACTGGCACCCAAATAATATGCTACTGGTTGCAGGGTCGACTGATTATAAGGTACGAGTATTTTCCGCTTTCATCAAGGACATTGAACAACATCCAGAACCGACGGCTTGGGGGCCCAAGAAACCTCTAGGTCAAATGTTGGCTGAATTTAAGAACTCGTCCACCGGTGGAGGGTGGGTTCACAGTGTAAGCTTCTCGTCCGATGGAAATCGTATCTGTTGGGTTGGACATGATAGTGCAATTAACATTGCCGAAGCAAACGGAGGAAATATAGCTGtgaaactcaaaactgagtatCTTCCATTCCTTTGTTGCGAGTGGATTTCAGCGCAATCGATTCTTGTAGCAGGTCACAGTTGTGTTCCTCTAATTTACACTATCGAGGGAAATAAAATAGTCCTGTCTGCCAAGTTGGATCAGTCTACGAAGAAGGAACAGGGTGGAATTTCGGCCATGAGAATTTTCCAATCACTGGATCGAAACTCACGCACGGAAAATTCTGATACCAATCTAGAATCCATTCATCAAAACGCAATCGCTTGCGTATGCATTTATTCCGGCAACAAGGGCAGCGCCTCGCGCATTAGTACTTCCGGTTTAGACGGGCAACTCGTAATTTGGGACATTAATACACTGACCCGCTCAATGCAAGGGCTGCGTATTTAA
- the LOC131681332 gene encoding protein D2-like yields MSISRLQPCSVLTRKFFSTSIRLFSSTVAKSMEKHQVVPDVIPVVPTEVAKVNYATGVAVNEGNELTPTQVKDIPKVEWNADGSAFYTLCMTDPDAPSRKEPTFREWHHWLVGNIPGANVAKGETLSEYVGSGPPEGTGLHRYVFLVYKQNGKLSFDEPRLTNRSGDNRGGFSIKKFADKYQLGNPVAGNFYQAQWDDYVPLLYKQLGA; encoded by the coding sequence ATGTCAATTAGCCGGCTGCAACCGTGTTCTGTGCTCACCCGTAAATTTTTTTCCACCTCAATTCGTCTATTCAGTTCTACTGTGGCCAAAAGTATGGAAAAACATCAGGTCGTACCGGATGTGATTCCGGTGGTACCCACTGAAGTGGCAAAGGTTAATTACGCAACCGGCGTTGCCGTAAACGAGGGTAACGAGTTGACCCCCACCCAGGTGAAAGACATCCCGAAGGTGGAATGGAATGCAGATGGGTCGGCGTTCTATACCCTCTGCATGACCGATCCGGACGCCCCAAGCCGCAAGGAACCAACTTTCCGCGAGTGGCATCATTGGTTGGTGGGTAACATTCCGGGAGCGAATGTAGCCAAAGGAGAAACATTGTCGGAATACGTAGGTTCAGGGCCTCCGGAAGGTACCGGTCTTCATCGTTACGTATTCTTGGTTTACAAGCAAAACGGAAAACTGAGTTTCGATGAACCGCGACTGACCAACCGTAGTGGGGATAACCGTGGTGGATTCTCCATCAAGAAGTTTGCCGACAAGTACCAGCTGGGAAATCCGGTCGCCGGTAATTTCTACCAAGCTCAATGGGATGACTATGTGCCTCTGTTATACAAACAACTCGGTGCATAA